The following is a genomic window from Magnetospirillum sp..
ATTCTCTCCGCCGCTTTCTCGGTCATCCGAACGAAGGGCTATTCGGCAACGACCGTCGACGATTTGTGCGTCGCAGCTGGCGTCACCAAGGGTGCGTTCTTCCATCATTTCGAAAGCAAGGATGCGCTGGGCGTTGCGGCGGCCAACCATTGGTCGGCAGCGACCAGCGGCTTTTTCGCCTCGGCGCCCTATCATGGGCACGCCGATCCGCTTGATCGCGTTCTGGGCTATCTCGACTTCCGCCGCGACATTCTGCAGGGCACGTTGCCCGAGTTCACGTGCCTCGTCGGTACGATGGTGCAGGAGGTTCATCAAACGAGCCCTGCCATCGCCGCCGCGTGCGATGCTTCGATCGACGGCCATGCCGAAACGATCGAAGCCGATATCGCCGAAGCTATGGAGCGCTACGACATCGAGGCCGACTGGACCGCCAAGGGCCTTGCGCTGCACACCCAGGCCGTCCTGCAAGGAGCTTTCATCCTCGCCAAGGCGAAGGGCGGCCCCGCGATCGCCGCCGACAGCATTCGCCATCTCAAACGCTATATCGGCTTTCTGTTCGGCCGCCCGCAAACTTGAAGGAAGGAAACGACGATGGCGATT
Proteins encoded in this region:
- a CDS encoding TetR/AcrR family transcriptional regulator — its product is MVRTNTARDKILSAAFSVIRTKGYSATTVDDLCVAAGVTKGAFFHHFESKDALGVAAANHWSAATSGFFASAPYHGHADPLDRVLGYLDFRRDILQGTLPEFTCLVGTMVQEVHQTSPAIAAACDASIDGHAETIEADIAEAMERYDIEADWTAKGLALHTQAVLQGAFILAKAKGGPAIAADSIRHLKRYIGFLFGRPQT